A genomic segment from Nocardiopsis sp. Huas11 encodes:
- a CDS encoding DivIVA domain-containing protein: MPLTPADVRNKQFSTTRLRPGYDEEEVDAFLDEVESELDRLIQENEELRGKLAECLRGKVPNAGMQDFQQPQEQAAPEPQMEQMRPEPVQAPQAVEPQPAPQQQMQMTGANMSMGGEENMDTAARVLALAQQTADQAISDARREADETLGRARHESEDILGKARRQADQIIGEARARSENLDRDAQERHRQVMGSLVQQREELEHKVNVLKDFEREYRSRLKDYFERQLRELNEEGKPAEANPNTTGGFQTMAPPTGGTPALQQHGPGGNPFGQPEPAQHGGFHPGEAPHERR, encoded by the coding sequence ATGCCGCTGACACCCGCCGATGTGCGGAACAAGCAGTTCAGTACAACCCGGCTTCGACCGGGGTATGACGAGGAAGAGGTCGACGCCTTCCTCGACGAGGTCGAGTCAGAGCTCGACCGCCTGATCCAGGAGAACGAGGAACTGCGCGGCAAGCTGGCCGAGTGCCTGCGGGGCAAGGTCCCCAACGCCGGCATGCAGGACTTCCAGCAGCCCCAGGAGCAGGCCGCTCCGGAGCCGCAGATGGAGCAGATGCGCCCCGAGCCGGTCCAGGCTCCCCAGGCCGTCGAGCCCCAGCCGGCGCCGCAGCAGCAGATGCAGATGACCGGCGCCAACATGTCGATGGGCGGCGAGGAGAACATGGACACGGCCGCACGTGTCCTGGCTCTCGCCCAGCAGACCGCCGACCAGGCGATCTCCGACGCCCGCCGCGAGGCCGACGAGACCCTGGGCCGCGCCCGGCACGAGTCCGAGGACATCCTCGGCAAGGCTCGCCGCCAGGCCGACCAGATCATCGGTGAGGCCCGCGCGCGTTCGGAGAACCTGGACCGCGACGCCCAGGAGCGCCACCGCCAGGTCATGGGCAGCCTCGTGCAGCAGCGCGAGGAGCTGGAGCACAAGGTCAACGTGCTCAAGGACTTCGAGCGTGAGTACCGCAGCCGCCTGAAGGACTACTTCGAGCGCCAGCTGCGTGAGCTCAACGAGGAGGGCAAGCCCGCTGAGGCCAACCCGAACACCACGGGCGGCTTCCAGACGATGGCTCCCCCGACCGGTGGCACGCCCGCGCTGCAGCAGCACGGCCCCGGCGGTAACCCGTTCGGCCAGCCCGAGCCCGCGCAGCACGGTGGATTCCACCCGGGTGAGGCTCCCCACGAGCGTCGCTGA
- a CDS encoding YggT family protein, which yields MIYVLSALLFALQLFLFVLIARVVLEMVQSFSRDWRPRGFVLVLAEIVYSITDPPLKFLRRFIRPVRLGSIALDLSVLVLFFGIYILMFLIRAFI from the coding sequence GTGATTTACGTCCTGTCCGCGCTGCTCTTCGCGCTACAGCTCTTCCTGTTCGTGCTGATCGCGAGGGTGGTTCTGGAGATGGTGCAGTCCTTCTCCAGGGACTGGCGTCCTCGGGGGTTCGTTCTCGTGCTCGCCGAGATCGTGTACTCGATCACCGACCCACCCCTGAAGTTCCTGCGCCGGTTCATCAGGCCTGTACGCCTGGGGAGCATCGCACTCGACCTGAGTGTGCTGGTCCTCTTCTTCGGCATCTACATTCTGATGTTCCTCATTCGGGCCTTCATCTAG
- a CDS encoding cell division protein SepF: MAGAMRKMAVYLGLVEDDRYDHRYADEYDEFDDFDEGVEVQQRDRDAEPPRGEEVRGEDVTDAGDYLGSGDRRGGTTMTASTADLARITTLHPRTYNEARTIGEHFREGTPVIMNLTEMVDSDAKRLVDFAAGLIFGLHGSIERVTNKVFLLSPANVEVTAEDKARIAERGFFNQS, encoded by the coding sequence ATGGCCGGCGCGATGCGCAAGATGGCGGTCTACCTCGGCCTCGTGGAGGACGACCGTTACGATCACCGTTATGCGGACGAATATGATGAGTTCGATGATTTCGACGAGGGCGTGGAGGTGCAGCAGCGTGACCGCGACGCCGAGCCTCCTCGTGGCGAGGAAGTACGGGGCGAGGACGTGACGGACGCCGGCGACTACCTGGGTTCAGGTGACCGACGCGGTGGCACCACCATGACGGCCTCGACCGCCGACCTGGCGCGAATCACTACGCTCCACCCACGCACCTACAACGAGGCGCGTACTATCGGAGAGCATTTCCGGGAAGGCACGCCGGTGATCATGAACCTGACCGAGATGGTCGACAGCGACGCCAAGCGTCTCGTCGACTTCGCGGCTGGTCTGATCTTCGGTCTGCATGGCAGTATCGAACGCGTGACCAACAAGGTGTTCCTGCTGTCCCCGGCCAACGTCGAGGTGACCGCCGAAGACAAGGCGCGGATCGCCGAGCGAGGGTTCTTCAACCAGAGCTAG
- a CDS encoding YggS family pyridoxal phosphate-dependent enzyme: MSHADPARVEQVRANLQAARARIEAACLKADRDPSEVSLIAVTKTHPADDVRILASLGVTDVGENRDQEAAPKAAETADLDLTWHFVGQLQTNKARSVASYADVVHSVDRAKLARALGDRAEAAGRRLTCLIQVNLDEDSRAGVIGPRGGVDPDDALELAARVEEHDALTLGGVMAVAPLGGDASQAFARLKGVAERIRDRYARATMVSAGMSADLESAVERGATHVRLGTALLGDRGPIVG, translated from the coding sequence GTGTCACACGCCGACCCCGCACGCGTCGAACAGGTCAGGGCGAACCTCCAGGCGGCACGGGCCAGGATCGAGGCCGCCTGCCTCAAGGCCGACCGGGACCCCTCCGAGGTGTCACTGATCGCGGTCACCAAGACCCATCCCGCCGACGACGTGCGGATCCTGGCCTCCCTCGGCGTCACCGACGTGGGGGAGAACCGCGACCAGGAGGCGGCGCCCAAGGCCGCCGAGACCGCCGACCTCGACCTGACCTGGCATTTCGTGGGCCAGCTCCAGACCAACAAGGCCCGCTCGGTGGCCTCCTACGCCGATGTCGTCCACTCGGTGGACCGCGCCAAGCTGGCCCGCGCCCTGGGCGATCGGGCCGAGGCGGCCGGCAGGCGGCTGACCTGCCTGATCCAGGTCAATCTGGACGAGGACTCGCGGGCGGGCGTGATCGGCCCGCGCGGCGGAGTCGACCCCGACGACGCGCTGGAGCTGGCCGCCCGCGTGGAGGAACACGACGCGCTGACACTCGGCGGCGTGATGGCCGTGGCCCCGCTGGGCGGGGACGCCTCGCAGGCCTTCGCCCGGCTCAAAGGAGTCGCGGAGCGGATCCGCGATCGCTACGCTCGGGCCACTATGGTGTCCGCGGGGATGAGCGCGGACCTCGAATCGGCGGTCGAGCGGGGAGCGACACACGTGCGGCTCGGCACGGCGTTGCTCGGCGACCGCGGGCCGATCGTGGGGTAA
- the pgeF gene encoding peptidoglycan editing factor PgeF: MGSVIDLGHGVRAAVTERSGGVSAPPFASLNLGLGSGDEREPVLENRRRIAAELGFEAERVVWMNQVHSTDVLVATEPGGVGTCDGVVTTRPDLVLASLAADCLPVMAADGAAGVLGAAHSGRLGTAGGVAARLVEAMVGQGARADRIRVHLGPTICGKCYEVPPEMQAETARDTPEAACSTRQGTTGVDMLAAVTAQLRRAGVADISSDGRCTLETPELFSHRRDAPTGRFASFVWRT, encoded by the coding sequence ATGGGCAGCGTCATCGATCTGGGGCACGGAGTCCGTGCCGCCGTCACCGAGCGGAGCGGCGGAGTGTCCGCTCCGCCGTTCGCGTCGCTCAACCTCGGCCTGGGCTCGGGGGACGAGCGGGAGCCCGTCCTGGAGAACCGCAGGCGCATCGCCGCCGAACTGGGCTTCGAGGCCGAGCGGGTGGTGTGGATGAACCAGGTGCACAGCACCGACGTCCTCGTGGCGACCGAGCCCGGCGGGGTGGGGACCTGCGACGGCGTGGTGACCACGCGTCCGGACCTGGTCCTGGCGTCACTGGCCGCCGACTGCCTGCCCGTCATGGCCGCCGACGGCGCGGCCGGGGTCCTGGGCGCGGCCCACTCGGGGCGTCTGGGCACCGCGGGGGGCGTGGCCGCCCGCCTGGTCGAGGCCATGGTCGGGCAGGGCGCCCGCGCGGACCGCATCCGCGTCCACCTGGGGCCGACCATCTGCGGCAAGTGCTACGAGGTCCCGCCCGAGATGCAGGCCGAGACCGCGCGGGACACGCCCGAGGCGGCGTGCTCCACGCGCCAGGGCACCACCGGCGTCGACATGCTCGCCGCGGTCACCGCCCAGCTGCGCCGCGCGGGCGTCGCCGACATCTCCAGCGACGGCCGCTGCACCCTGGAGACCCCCGAACTCTTCTCCCACCGCCGGGACGCGCCGACGGGCCGGTTCGCATCCTTCGTCTGGCGTACCTGA
- the ftsZ gene encoding cell division protein FtsZ — protein sequence MAAPQNYLAVIKVVGIGGGGVNAVNRMIEEGLKGVEFIAINTDAQALLMSDADVKLDVGRELTRGLGAGANPDVGCQAAEDHREEIEEVLKGADMVFVTAGEGGGTGTGGAPVVANIARSLGALTIGVVTRPFGFEGKRRATQAESGIAMLREEVDTLIVIPNDRLLSISDRQVSVLDAFKAADQVLLSGVQGITDLITTPGLINLDFADVKSVMSGAGSALMGIGSARGDDRAVAAAEMAISSPLLEASIDGAHGVLLSIQGGSDLGLFEINEAAQLVANSAAPEANIIFGAVIDDALGDEVRVTVIAAGFDEPEVNGGVAREHRPVDPPEAAAPSGGVASGREGSSARAASAAAGASGASATSVPWIAPSRPAEPAPAPAPAQEPARPAAPVSRPAEPAPAYQAPPAQAEPEPAPAEPAAPDHGTAEAQPVESYTYGGPAPEPAQPEVRETEPQEQYEERQDGQSSHIHAVSDASADRRGEVTTPRRRVIFDDPDDLDVPEFLK from the coding sequence GTGGCAGCACCGCAGAACTACCTCGCGGTCATCAAAGTCGTCGGCATCGGCGGCGGCGGTGTCAACGCCGTCAACCGAATGATCGAAGAGGGGCTCAAGGGCGTCGAGTTCATCGCCATCAATACCGACGCCCAGGCGCTGCTGATGAGTGACGCCGACGTCAAGCTCGACGTCGGCCGAGAACTCACGCGCGGCCTGGGAGCCGGAGCCAACCCCGACGTCGGCTGCCAGGCGGCCGAGGACCACAGGGAGGAGATCGAGGAGGTCCTGAAGGGGGCCGACATGGTCTTCGTCACCGCGGGCGAGGGGGGCGGCACCGGCACCGGCGGCGCCCCGGTCGTCGCGAACATCGCGCGGTCCCTGGGCGCCCTCACGATCGGTGTGGTCACGCGGCCCTTCGGCTTCGAGGGCAAGCGCAGGGCCACACAGGCCGAGTCGGGGATAGCGATGCTCCGCGAGGAGGTCGACACACTCATCGTGATTCCCAACGACCGGCTGCTGTCCATCTCTGACCGACAGGTCAGCGTTCTGGACGCGTTCAAGGCCGCCGACCAGGTCCTGCTCTCCGGTGTGCAGGGCATAACCGACCTGATCACCACACCGGGCCTGATCAACCTGGACTTCGCCGACGTCAAGTCGGTCATGTCCGGCGCGGGGTCGGCACTCATGGGCATCGGCTCCGCACGCGGGGACGACCGTGCGGTCGCGGCGGCGGAGATGGCGATCTCGTCACCTCTGCTGGAAGCGAGCATCGACGGAGCCCACGGGGTGCTGCTGTCCATTCAGGGCGGTTCCGACCTGGGATTGTTCGAGATCAACGAGGCCGCCCAACTGGTGGCGAACTCGGCCGCGCCCGAGGCCAACATCATCTTCGGCGCCGTCATCGACGACGCCCTGGGCGACGAGGTCCGCGTGACCGTGATCGCCGCAGGCTTCGACGAACCCGAGGTCAACGGAGGGGTGGCCCGGGAGCACCGGCCGGTGGACCCTCCTGAGGCCGCCGCCCCCAGCGGGGGCGTCGCGTCCGGCCGGGAGGGATCGTCCGCCCGGGCGGCGTCCGCCGCCGCGGGCGCGAGCGGGGCGTCGGCCACCAGCGTGCCGTGGATCGCGCCGTCGCGTCCGGCCGAGCCCGCCCCTGCGCCCGCACCGGCGCAGGAGCCCGCGCGGCCCGCTGCGCCGGTGAGCCGTCCGGCGGAGCCCGCACCGGCCTACCAGGCGCCGCCCGCGCAGGCCGAGCCGGAGCCGGCCCCGGCCGAGCCGGCGGCACCGGACCACGGCACCGCCGAGGCCCAGCCGGTGGAGTCCTACACCTACGGGGGCCCCGCTCCGGAGCCCGCGCAGCCGGAGGTGCGCGAGACCGAGCCGCAGGAGCAGTACGAGGAGCGGCAGGACGGCCAGTCCAGCCACATCCACGCCGTCTCCGACGCGTCGGCCGACCGTCGCGGCGAGGTGACCACGCCTCGGCGCCGGGTGATCTTCGACGACCCCGACGACCTGGACGTGCCCGAGTTCCTGAAGTAG
- a CDS encoding cell division protein FtsQ/DivIB, translated as MSTDQDEATAPASAPTPAARTKSDPWKVAFVALLVVSLVCVVGWVLLGSRLLVVRGIEVTGLDRVSSEEVVAAVGVPTGTPLIRVDLDRSAARAESLDLVESATVRRGWPATLRVEVVERRPLLALRVGDEYRLVDGDGVRIEDSSTRPGTHPLVRVTGEIEGNDAVRAAADIVEQAPDSLLAQIQLIDATDTGAITVELGNGALVEWGDPERTEDKSEILRVLMREHPPAEERVYDVGTPDLAIVR; from the coding sequence ATGAGCACCGACCAGGACGAGGCCACCGCGCCCGCGTCCGCGCCGACACCGGCCGCGCGGACCAAGTCCGACCCGTGGAAGGTCGCCTTCGTGGCGCTGCTCGTGGTCTCCCTGGTCTGCGTGGTCGGCTGGGTGCTGCTCGGCTCCCGGCTGCTCGTCGTCCGCGGGATCGAGGTCACCGGCCTGGACCGGGTCTCCTCCGAGGAGGTCGTGGCCGCCGTCGGCGTGCCGACGGGCACGCCCCTGATCCGCGTGGACCTGGACCGCAGCGCGGCCCGGGCGGAGTCCCTCGACCTGGTCGAGTCCGCGACGGTCAGGCGCGGCTGGCCGGCGACCCTGCGGGTGGAGGTCGTGGAGCGCCGTCCGCTGCTCGCCCTGCGCGTGGGCGACGAATACCGGCTGGTGGACGGGGACGGCGTGCGCATCGAGGACTCCTCGACACGGCCCGGGACCCACCCGCTGGTCCGGGTCACGGGTGAGATCGAGGGCAACGACGCGGTCCGGGCCGCCGCCGACATCGTCGAGCAGGCGCCGGACTCGCTGCTGGCCCAGATCCAGCTCATCGACGCCACCGACACCGGCGCGATCACCGTCGAACTCGGCAACGGGGCGCTCGTGGAGTGGGGCGACCCCGAGCGCACCGAGGACAAGAGCGAGATCCTCCGTGTCCTCATGCGCGAGCACCCGCCCGCCGAGGAACGCGTCTACGACGTCGGCACCCCCGATCTGGCCATCGTCCGGTGA
- the murC gene encoding UDP-N-acetylmuramate--L-alanine ligase, with translation MSLVQATDPVPVDKLGRTHFIGIGGAGMSGIARVLLQSGVEVSGSDARDSDVLRELEAMGATVHVGHRAEHLGPAETLVVSSAIREDNPELVEAHRRGLRVLPRAAALGALLLGREGIAISGTHGKTTTTSMVAVVLQHLGADPGYVIGGKLVTTGLGADAGTGEAIVAEADESDGSFLMLSPRIAVVTNVEADHLDNYSGIDEIHANFASFVDRVERTLIVGIDDPGARRVADLARERGKRVRTYGEAAEADYRITRISARGFATEFTLETAGGEDPIEGVVAVPGLHNVLNAAAAVAVADELGHDLQVAVEGIADFVGAARRFEPKGEAGGVAVYDSYAHHPTEIEADLRATRAALASLADEAAAQGRPEGRVVALFQPHLYSRTRFFAEEFAAALSLADEVVVMEVYAAREDPEPGVTGELITSRVTHDHVYYVPGREEVVRAVADLTRPGDIVLTMGAGDVTELGPQIVEALG, from the coding sequence ATGAGCCTGGTCCAGGCGACCGACCCGGTCCCCGTCGACAAGCTCGGCCGCACCCACTTCATCGGGATCGGCGGTGCGGGCATGTCCGGCATCGCCCGGGTCCTGCTGCAGTCCGGGGTGGAGGTCTCGGGCAGCGACGCCCGCGACAGCGACGTCCTGCGCGAGCTGGAGGCGATGGGCGCGACCGTCCACGTGGGCCACCGCGCCGAGCACCTCGGCCCGGCCGAGACCCTCGTGGTCTCGTCCGCGATCCGTGAGGACAACCCCGAACTGGTCGAGGCCCACCGCCGCGGCCTGCGGGTGCTGCCCAGGGCCGCCGCCCTGGGGGCCCTGCTGCTGGGCCGCGAGGGCATCGCGATCTCGGGCACCCACGGCAAGACCACCACCACCTCGATGGTCGCCGTGGTGCTCCAGCACCTGGGCGCCGACCCCGGCTACGTGATCGGCGGCAAGCTGGTCACCACCGGCCTGGGCGCCGACGCCGGGACGGGCGAGGCCATCGTGGCCGAGGCCGACGAGAGCGACGGTTCCTTCCTCATGCTCTCCCCGAGGATCGCCGTGGTCACCAACGTCGAGGCCGACCACCTCGACAACTACAGCGGCATCGATGAGATCCACGCCAACTTCGCCTCCTTCGTGGACCGCGTCGAGCGCACGCTGATCGTCGGGATCGACGACCCCGGCGCCCGCCGGGTCGCCGACCTCGCCCGCGAGCGCGGCAAGCGGGTGCGGACCTACGGGGAGGCCGCCGAGGCCGACTACCGGATCACCCGGATCAGCGCGCGGGGCTTCGCCACCGAGTTCACCCTGGAGACCGCCGGCGGCGAGGACCCGATCGAGGGCGTGGTCGCCGTCCCCGGGCTGCACAACGTGCTCAACGCCGCCGCGGCCGTGGCCGTGGCCGACGAGCTCGGCCACGACCTCCAGGTCGCGGTGGAGGGCATCGCCGACTTCGTCGGGGCGGCGCGCCGCTTCGAGCCCAAGGGCGAGGCCGGGGGTGTGGCCGTCTACGACAGCTACGCCCACCACCCCACGGAGATCGAGGCCGACCTGCGCGCCACCCGCGCCGCGCTGGCCTCCCTGGCCGACGAGGCGGCCGCGCAGGGCCGTCCCGAAGGCCGTGTCGTGGCCCTCTTCCAGCCGCACCTGTACAGCCGCACCCGCTTCTTCGCCGAGGAGTTCGCCGCGGCGCTCAGCCTCGCCGACGAGGTCGTGGTGATGGAGGTCTACGCGGCCCGCGAGGACCCCGAGCCCGGAGTCACCGGCGAACTCATCACCTCGCGCGTCACCCACGACCACGTGTACTACGTGCCGGGCCGCGAGGAGGTCGTGCGCGCGGTCGCCGACCTCACCCGTCCCGGAGACATCGTGCTCACCATGGGAGCCGGCGACGTCACCGAGCTGGGCCCGCAGATCGTCGAGGCCCTCGGATAG